In the genome of Nocardioides seonyuensis, one region contains:
- a CDS encoding RNA polymerase-binding protein RbpA codes for MAGSGNAIRGSRVGAGPMGEAERGEAAPRQAVTYFCSHEHRSVVTFSIEAVVPESWDCPKCGLPASVDSDNPPPAPKIEPYKTHLAYVKERRSDAEAKEILEEAVALLRSRRKSGDIIF; via the coding sequence ATGGCTGGTAGTGGAAACGCGATCCGAGGAAGTCGGGTCGGCGCAGGACCGATGGGAGAGGCCGAGCGCGGCGAGGCCGCGCCACGGCAGGCAGTGACCTACTTCTGCTCGCACGAGCACCGGTCGGTGGTCACCTTCTCGATCGAGGCGGTCGTCCCGGAGTCGTGGGACTGCCCCAAGTGCGGGCTTCCCGCATCGGTCGACTCGGACAACCCCCCTCCGGCGCCCAAGATCGAGCCCTACAAGACCCACCTGGCCTACGTGAAGGAGCGCCGCTCCGATGCCGAGGCCAAGGAGATCCTCGAAGAGGCGGTCGCGCTGCTGCGCTCGCGGCGCAAGTCCGGCGACATCATCTTCTGA
- the secG gene encoding preprotein translocase subunit SecG, with protein MILLFTILLVITSSLMILLVLLHKGRGGGLSDMFGGGVSSSLGGSSVAERNLDRFTVGVGIIWAACIIALGLLMAYQG; from the coding sequence GTGATTCTGCTCTTCACCATCCTGCTCGTGATCACGAGCTCGCTCATGATCCTGCTCGTCCTCCTCCACAAGGGCCGTGGAGGCGGCCTCTCCGACATGTTCGGGGGTGGGGTGTCAAGCAGCTTGGGCGGATCGTCGGTGGCGGAGCGCAACCTCGATCGGTTCACGGTCGGTGTGGGCATCATCTGGGCGGCGTGCATCATCGCCCTTGGCCTGCTGATGGCTTACCAGGGGTAG
- the tpiA gene encoding triose-phosphate isomerase: MAKAPQGRTPLMAGNWKMNLNHQEAVVLVQKLAWTLSDKKHDHGLAEVVVIPPFTDLRSVQTMVDGDRLSLRYGAQDVSAHDNGAYTGEVSASMLAKLGCSYVVVGHSERRMYHQESDELVNAKAHKALAAGMTPIVCVGEGLDVRQAGEHVAFTLSQVDGSLDGFSAEQVAGLVVAYEPVWAIGTGEVATPDDAQEVCAAIRERVREVHGDSAADAVRVLYGGSVKAANVGALMERADVDGALVGGASLDAEEFGGICRFYSMPNLSGSGL; encoded by the coding sequence ATGGCCAAGGCACCGCAGGGTCGCACGCCGTTGATGGCGGGCAACTGGAAGATGAACCTCAACCACCAAGAAGCCGTGGTGCTGGTCCAGAAGCTGGCCTGGACGCTGTCGGACAAGAAGCACGACCACGGCCTGGCCGAGGTCGTGGTGATCCCGCCCTTCACCGACCTCCGCTCGGTGCAGACCATGGTGGACGGTGACCGCCTGTCCCTCCGCTACGGAGCACAGGACGTGTCGGCCCACGACAACGGCGCCTACACGGGCGAGGTCTCCGCCTCCATGCTCGCCAAGCTGGGCTGCTCCTACGTGGTCGTGGGCCACTCCGAGCGACGGATGTACCACCAGGAGAGCGACGAGCTGGTCAACGCGAAGGCCCACAAGGCGCTGGCGGCAGGCATGACGCCGATCGTGTGCGTCGGGGAGGGTCTCGACGTCCGGCAGGCCGGCGAGCACGTCGCGTTCACGCTCTCCCAGGTCGACGGGTCCCTCGACGGCTTCTCCGCCGAGCAGGTGGCCGGCCTCGTCGTGGCCTACGAGCCCGTCTGGGCCATCGGCACCGGTGAGGTCGCCACGCCCGACGACGCCCAGGAGGTCTGCGCGGCCATCCGCGAACGGGTCCGCGAGGTCCATGGCGACAGCGCGGCCGACGCGGTGCGAGTCCTCTACGGCGGCTCGGTGAAGGCCGCCAACGTCGGCGCCCTCATGGAGCGCGCGGACGTCGATGGCGCGCTGGTGGGCGGGGCGAGCCTGGACGCCGAGGAGTTCGGTGGGATCTGCCGTTTCTACTCCATGCCGAACCTCTCGGGTTCCGGGCTGTGA
- a CDS encoding phosphoglycerate kinase, which translates to MSGIKSLGDLTGKRVLVRSDLNVPLDGSTITDDGRIRASVPTIRQLSEAGARVVVVAHLGRPKGEPDPAYSLAPVAGRLGELLGREVAFAHDTVGASATEVVSGLGDGDVAVLENVRFNAGETSKDDDVRGAFADQLAQLADAFVSDGFGVVHRKQASVYDVALRLPSAMGGLVATEIDVLRRLTVDPERPYVVVLGGSKVSDKLGVIDNLIDKADKILIGGGMVFTFLKAQGHEVGTSLLEEDQLDTCRRYLQEAADREVEIVLPTDIVVDTAFPGGDREPQPVVVPSSEIPADSLGLDIGPESGQRFADELSDARTVFWNGPMGVFEVDAFAGGTKTVAEALTRVEGLSVVGGGDSAAAVRQLGFDESAFGHISTGGGASLEFLEGKELPGIAVLERG; encoded by the coding sequence GTGAGCGGCATCAAGTCCCTGGGTGACCTGACCGGCAAGCGGGTGCTGGTCCGTTCGGACCTCAACGTCCCGCTCGACGGGTCCACCATCACCGACGACGGCCGGATCCGGGCGAGCGTGCCCACGATCCGGCAGCTGTCCGAGGCAGGCGCCCGGGTGGTCGTGGTCGCCCATCTGGGGCGCCCCAAGGGTGAGCCCGACCCCGCCTACAGCCTCGCCCCGGTCGCCGGCCGGCTCGGCGAGCTGCTGGGCCGAGAGGTCGCCTTCGCTCACGACACCGTCGGCGCGAGCGCCACGGAGGTCGTCTCCGGGCTGGGCGACGGTGACGTCGCCGTCCTGGAGAACGTCCGCTTCAACGCGGGCGAGACGAGCAAGGACGACGACGTGCGCGGCGCGTTCGCCGACCAGCTCGCGCAGCTCGCCGACGCCTTCGTGTCCGACGGCTTCGGTGTGGTGCACCGCAAGCAGGCCAGCGTCTACGACGTTGCCCTGCGCCTGCCGTCGGCGATGGGCGGCCTGGTGGCGACCGAGATCGACGTGCTGCGACGGCTCACGGTCGACCCCGAGCGGCCCTACGTCGTCGTGCTTGGCGGTTCGAAGGTCTCCGACAAGCTGGGCGTGATCGACAACCTCATCGACAAGGCGGACAAGATCCTCATCGGTGGAGGCATGGTGTTCACCTTCCTCAAGGCCCAGGGCCACGAGGTCGGCACGAGCCTGCTCGAGGAGGACCAGCTCGACACCTGCCGCCGCTACCTCCAGGAGGCAGCCGACCGCGAGGTCGAGATCGTGCTGCCGACCGACATCGTCGTGGACACGGCGTTCCCCGGGGGCGACCGCGAGCCGCAGCCCGTCGTCGTACCCTCCTCCGAGATCCCCGCTGACAGCCTGGGCCTCGACATCGGGCCAGAGTCTGGCCAGAGGTTCGCCGACGAGCTGTCGGACGCAAGGACCGTCTTCTGGAACGGCCCCATGGGCGTGTTCGAGGTCGACGCCTTCGCCGGCGGCACCAAGACGGTGGCAGAGGCGCTCACGCGCGTCGAAGGGCTCTCCGTCGTCGGTGGCGGTGACTCCGCCGCTGCGGTGCGTCAGCTCGGCTTCGACGAGTCCGCCTTCGGGCACATCTCCACCGGGGGTGGCGCCTCGCTGGAGTTCCTGGAGGGCAAGGAGCTCCCGGGCATCGCCGTTCTCGAGAGGGGCTGA
- the gap gene encoding type I glyceraldehyde-3-phosphate dehydrogenase has protein sequence MTVRVGINGFGRIGRNFFRAVRASGADIEIVGVNDLTDNASLAHLLKYDSILGRLDGEVSSDESSIKVDDQTIAAFAERDPAALKWGDLGVDVVVESTGFFTDATKAKAHVDAGAKKVIISAPASNEDITIVMGVNHDLYDPAAHTVISNASCTTNCLAPMAKALHDGLGINKGLMTTIHAYTADQNLQDNIHKDPRRARAAALNMVPTSTGAAKAIGLVLPELKGKLDGYAMRVPVPTGSATDLTFEASRETSVDEVNEIVKAAADGRFLKYSTDPIVSTDIVTDPASCIFDAPLTKVLGNQVKVLGWYDNEWGYSNRLADLIVHVGATL, from the coding sequence GTGACCGTTCGCGTAGGCATCAACGGGTTTGGCCGCATCGGCCGCAACTTCTTCCGCGCCGTACGCGCCTCTGGCGCCGACATCGAGATCGTCGGAGTCAACGACCTCACCGACAACGCTTCCTTGGCCCACCTGCTGAAGTACGACTCGATCCTCGGGCGGCTCGACGGCGAGGTGAGCTCCGACGAGAGCTCGATCAAGGTCGACGACCAGACCATCGCTGCGTTCGCCGAGCGCGACCCCGCCGCCCTGAAGTGGGGTGACCTCGGGGTCGACGTGGTGGTCGAGTCGACCGGTTTCTTCACCGACGCCACCAAGGCGAAGGCCCACGTCGACGCCGGCGCCAAGAAGGTCATCATCTCCGCGCCCGCGTCCAACGAGGACATCACCATCGTGATGGGCGTCAACCACGACCTCTACGACCCGGCCGCACACACGGTCATCTCCAACGCCTCGTGCACCACCAACTGCCTCGCCCCCATGGCGAAGGCCCTCCACGACGGCCTCGGCATCAACAAGGGCCTGATGACGACGATCCACGCCTACACCGCAGACCAGAACCTCCAGGACAACATCCACAAGGACCCGCGCCGGGCCCGCGCAGCCGCGCTCAACATGGTCCCGACCTCCACCGGGGCTGCCAAGGCGATCGGCCTGGTGCTTCCCGAGCTCAAGGGCAAGCTCGACGGCTACGCCATGCGCGTCCCGGTGCCCACCGGTTCTGCGACCGACCTCACCTTCGAGGCCTCGCGCGAGACCTCCGTCGACGAGGTCAACGAGATCGTCAAGGCGGCCGCCGACGGACGATTCCTGAAGTACTCCACCGACCCGATCGTCTCCACCGACATCGTCACCGACCCGGCGTCCTGCATCTTCGACGCCCCGCTGACCAAGGTGCTCGGCAACCAGGTCAAGGTCCTCGGCTGGTACGACAACGAGTGGGGCTACTCCAACCGCCTCGCAGACCTGATCGTCCACGTCGGCGCGACGCTCTGA
- the whiA gene encoding DNA-binding protein WhiA gives MAMTGQVKAELAATQITKTCCRKAEVASMLRFAGGLHIVSGKIVVEAELDTGASARRLRKDIAEVYGHQSDVVMVQGSGIRKGSRYLVRVVKDGEALARQTGLLDQRGRPVRGLPPAVVSGGGCDAVAAWRGAFLAHGSLTEPGRSSALEITCPGPEAALAIVGVARRLGISAKAREVRGVDRVVIRDGDAIGALLTRLGAHESLMAWEERRMRREVRATANRLANFDDANLRRSARAAVAAGARVERALEILGEDVPDHLRQAGHLRLEHKQASLEELGQLHEPVLTKDAIAGRIRRLLAMADKRAEDLGIADTEASLTPEMLAEEG, from the coding sequence ATGGCGATGACCGGGCAGGTGAAGGCGGAGCTCGCCGCCACCCAGATCACGAAGACGTGCTGCCGCAAGGCCGAGGTGGCCTCGATGTTGCGCTTCGCGGGTGGGCTGCACATCGTGAGCGGCAAGATCGTGGTGGAGGCCGAGCTCGACACCGGCGCGTCCGCCCGGCGGCTGCGCAAGGACATCGCGGAGGTCTACGGCCACCAGTCCGACGTCGTGATGGTGCAGGGCAGCGGCATCCGCAAGGGCAGCCGCTACCTCGTCCGCGTCGTCAAGGACGGAGAGGCGCTCGCCCGCCAGACCGGGCTGCTCGACCAGCGCGGCCGTCCGGTGCGCGGACTGCCGCCCGCCGTCGTCTCCGGCGGCGGTTGCGACGCCGTCGCGGCCTGGCGCGGAGCCTTCCTGGCCCACGGGTCGTTGACCGAGCCTGGTCGCTCCTCGGCGCTCGAGATCACCTGCCCAGGTCCCGAGGCGGCGCTGGCGATCGTCGGTGTCGCCCGACGACTGGGCATCTCGGCCAAGGCGCGTGAGGTCCGAGGGGTCGACCGAGTGGTCATCCGCGACGGTGACGCCATCGGAGCGTTGCTGACCAGGCTGGGCGCCCACGAGTCGCTCATGGCCTGGGAGGAGCGCCGGATGCGCCGGGAGGTCCGTGCCACGGCCAACCGCCTGGCCAACTTCGACGACGCCAACCTGCGCCGCTCGGCGCGGGCAGCGGTCGCTGCCGGCGCCAGGGTGGAGCGCGCCCTCGAGATCCTCGGGGAGGACGTCCCCGACCACCTCAGGCAGGCCGGACACCTCCGGCTCGAGCACAAGCAGGCCTCCCTCGAGGAGCTTGGCCAGCTCCACGAGCCCGTCCTCACCAAGGACGCCATCGCCGGCCGCATCCGGCGACTGCTGGCCATGGCGGACAAGCGCGCCGAGGATCTCGGCATCGCCGACACCGAGGCCTCGCTCACGCCTGAGATGCTGGCCGAGGAAGGCTGA
- a CDS encoding gluconeogenesis factor YvcK family protein codes for MRETAQSVVALGGGHGLAATLTALRRLHDDLTIDQLTAVVTVADNGGSSGRLRGEFGVLPPGDLRMALAALCGDDEWGQTWADVVQHRFAGDGEMRGHVVGNLLIVSLWELMGDHVRGLDLVGRLLGAHGRVLPMATTPMDITARVRGLRADDHAAVDVVRGQVEVATTPGTIESVALEPHDPEACPEAVDAIRTADWVVLGPGSWFTSVIPHLMVPGLRRALTESEGRLVVVLNLEAQTGETSGYGPQDHLAALFEHAPDLPVHTVLADRACVAAEVDELEKVVTERGARLVVEDLAVSGEPRHDPDLLAAAFVRIVDEGR; via the coding sequence ATGCGCGAGACTGCCCAGTCGGTGGTCGCCCTCGGCGGGGGGCACGGGCTGGCCGCGACCCTGACCGCCCTGCGGCGGCTCCACGACGACCTCACGATCGACCAGCTCACCGCGGTGGTGACGGTCGCCGACAACGGCGGCTCGTCGGGACGGCTCCGCGGCGAGTTCGGCGTCCTGCCACCCGGCGACCTGCGGATGGCGCTGGCGGCGCTGTGCGGTGACGACGAGTGGGGCCAGACCTGGGCCGACGTCGTGCAGCACCGCTTCGCCGGCGACGGCGAGATGAGGGGACACGTCGTCGGGAACCTCCTCATCGTCTCCCTCTGGGAGCTCATGGGGGACCACGTCCGTGGCCTCGACCTCGTCGGGCGCCTCCTGGGGGCGCACGGACGCGTCCTGCCGATGGCGACGACCCCGATGGACATCACCGCGCGCGTGCGCGGGCTCCGGGCTGACGACCACGCCGCGGTCGACGTCGTACGCGGCCAGGTCGAGGTGGCCACGACTCCGGGGACCATCGAGTCGGTGGCTCTCGAGCCGCACGACCCCGAGGCGTGCCCCGAGGCGGTCGACGCGATCCGGACCGCCGACTGGGTCGTGCTGGGGCCCGGGTCGTGGTTCACGTCGGTGATCCCGCACCTCATGGTGCCGGGGCTCCGACGTGCGCTCACCGAGTCGGAGGGGCGGCTCGTGGTCGTGCTCAACCTCGAGGCGCAGACGGGGGAGACCAGCGGCTACGGGCCCCAGGACCACCTGGCCGCGCTGTTCGAGCACGCACCCGACCTCCCGGTCCACACGGTTCTCGCCGACCGCGCGTGCGTGGCAGCCGAGGTGGACGAGCTCGAGAAGGTCGTCACCGAGCGGGGTGCGCGGCTCGTCGTCGAGGACCTCGCGGTCAGTGGCGAGCCACGCCACGACCCCGACCTGCTCGCGGCAGCGTTCGTGCGGATAGTGGACGAGGGTCGTTGA
- the rapZ gene encoding RNase adapter RapZ, with product MVETPPTATPAPGDLVIVTGMTGAGRSTAAKELEDLGFFVVDNLPPTLVRDVVRLVDDSRGIQQPIAAVVDVRSGAFFDSLQANRHQQVTGRPTTLLFLEAADDVLVRRQEAARRPHPLQGSGRLLDGLRRERNALADLRGDADIVLDTSAFNVNQLKDRVSQMFGTQSTTELKVTVISFGFKYGIPVDADWVADMRFLPNPHWVPELRPGNGRDPDVAEYVLSQPGAVQFLEQYLPVLQTATQGYQTEGKRFVQVAIGCTGGKHRSVAMTEVIAKRLRELGYDARPSHRDLGRE from the coding sequence ATGGTGGAGACACCGCCCACGGCCACCCCGGCACCGGGCGACCTGGTGATCGTCACAGGCATGACAGGGGCCGGCCGCAGCACCGCCGCCAAGGAGCTCGAGGACCTCGGCTTCTTCGTCGTGGACAACCTGCCGCCTACCCTGGTCCGTGACGTCGTGCGCCTCGTCGACGACAGCCGAGGCATCCAGCAGCCCATCGCAGCCGTGGTGGACGTCCGCTCCGGCGCGTTCTTCGACTCGCTCCAGGCCAACCGCCACCAGCAGGTCACCGGCCGCCCGACCACCCTGCTGTTCCTCGAGGCCGCCGACGACGTGCTGGTGCGCCGCCAGGAAGCGGCCCGGCGCCCTCACCCGCTCCAGGGCAGCGGCAGGCTCCTCGACGGGCTCAGGCGCGAGCGTAACGCGCTGGCCGACCTCCGGGGCGACGCCGACATCGTCCTCGACACCTCCGCCTTCAACGTCAACCAGCTCAAGGACCGCGTCTCCCAGATGTTCGGGACACAGTCGACGACCGAGCTGAAGGTGACGGTGATCAGCTTCGGCTTCAAGTACGGCATCCCCGTGGATGCCGACTGGGTCGCCGACATGCGTTTCCTGCCCAATCCCCACTGGGTCCCCGAGCTGCGACCCGGCAACGGTCGTGATCCCGACGTGGCGGAGTACGTCCTCTCCCAGCCCGGCGCGGTGCAGTTCCTCGAGCAGTACCTCCCCGTCCTGCAGACAGCCACCCAGGGCTACCAGACCGAGGGCAAGCGGTTCGTCCAGGTCGCCATCGGCTGCACCGGTGGCAAGCACCGCAGCGTGGCCATGACCGAGGTCATCGCCAAGCGACTGCGTGAGCTCGGCTACGACGCACGGCCCAGTCATCGAGACCTCGGCAGGGAGTGA